The proteins below are encoded in one region of Paenibacillus sp. YYML68:
- a CDS encoding YdiU family protein → MTQHSSTHEAGWRFDNSYIRLSDLFYARQEPTPVRSPKLVLLNEPLAASLGLNPEVLRSPVSTEVLAGNRLPQGAEPLAQSYAGHQFGYFTMLGDGRAILLGEQLTPTGERVDIQLKGPGRTPYSRTGDGRAALGPMLREYIISEAMHALGIPTTRSLAVTTTGQPVHRETELPGAVLTRVAASHIRVGTFQFAAKWGSVEELRALADYTVERHDPEAATADNRYLALLHGVVERQASLLAKWQLVGFVHGVMNTDNMTLSGETIDYGPCAFMDTYDPMTVFSSIDRQGRYAYGNQPAIAAWNLARLAESLLPLLHEDQEQAVQAAERAIAQFAGLYQRNWLSGMRAKLGLFNEEADDQALVDELLALMQKTRADYTNTFRALTLGTLEETSLSGTAELTPWLERWRARLGRQVENAAASQKLMQASNPAVIPRNHRVEAALEAAEQHGDYSVLERLLAALRQPYAYVPEQAEYAEQPERSERPYRTYCGT, encoded by the coding sequence ATGACACAACATTCATCTACCCACGAAGCGGGCTGGCGCTTCGACAATAGCTACATCCGACTGTCGGACCTGTTCTACGCGAGACAGGAGCCGACACCTGTACGCTCGCCGAAGCTCGTCCTGCTGAATGAGCCGCTCGCCGCTTCGCTCGGACTGAACCCCGAGGTACTGCGCAGTCCGGTGAGCACGGAGGTGCTTGCCGGCAATCGGCTGCCGCAAGGGGCAGAGCCGCTGGCGCAATCGTATGCAGGGCACCAGTTCGGGTACTTCACGATGCTGGGGGATGGCCGTGCGATCTTGCTCGGCGAGCAGCTGACGCCGACGGGGGAGAGGGTCGACATACAGCTGAAGGGACCGGGACGAACGCCGTACTCGCGTACGGGCGATGGCCGGGCTGCGCTCGGTCCGATGCTGCGGGAGTATATCATCAGCGAGGCGATGCATGCGCTCGGCATTCCGACGACGCGAAGTCTAGCTGTCACGACGACCGGGCAGCCTGTGCATCGCGAGACGGAGCTGCCGGGGGCGGTGCTGACGCGTGTTGCGGCCAGTCATATTCGGGTCGGTACCTTCCAATTCGCGGCCAAATGGGGCTCGGTCGAGGAGCTGAGGGCTCTGGCGGACTATACGGTGGAACGACATGATCCGGAGGCTGCAACGGCGGACAATCGTTACTTGGCGCTGCTGCACGGAGTCGTCGAGAGACAAGCGTCGCTGCTCGCGAAGTGGCAGCTTGTCGGCTTCGTGCATGGGGTTATGAATACGGACAATATGACGCTGAGCGGCGAGACGATCGACTACGGTCCGTGTGCCTTCATGGATACGTACGATCCGATGACGGTGTTCAGCTCGATTGACAGACAGGGTCGCTATGCGTACGGCAATCAGCCGGCCATTGCCGCATGGAATCTCGCGAGACTAGCCGAGTCACTGCTGCCGCTGCTGCACGAGGATCAAGAGCAGGCAGTGCAGGCGGCCGAGAGGGCGATTGCCCAGTTCGCAGGGCTATATCAGCGCAACTGGCTGTCCGGGATGCGGGCGAAGCTCGGTCTGTTCAACGAGGAGGCGGACGATCAGGCGCTCGTCGACGAGCTGCTCGCTCTCATGCAGAAGACGCGCGCCGACTACACGAACACGTTCCGTGCGCTGACGCTCGGTACGCTTGAGGAGACTTCGCTGTCCGGTACAGCGGAGCTCACACCTTGGCTGGAGCGCTGGCGGGCACGGCTCGGCAGACAGGTGGAGAATGCGGCTGCGTCGCAGAAGCTGATGCAGGCGAGCAATCCTGCAGTCATTCCGCGCAATCATCGGGTCGAGGCGGCGCTCGAGGCGGCAGAGCAGCATGGCGATTACAGCGTGCTGGAGCGGCTGCTCGCTGCCTTGAGACAGCCGTATGCCTATGTCCCCGAGCAGGCCGAGTATGCGGAGCAGCCGGAACGATCGGAGCGTCCGTACCGTACGTATTGCGGGACTTGA